TATGCGTATCCTTTCTAACACTTTTCTTAGTCATTTTCCCATGAAGGTGATAAACATACATCCATCTCTTATACCAGCTTTTCAGGGATTGCATGCCCAAAGACAGGCTTTGGAATATGGCGTTAGGATAACTGGTTGCACTGTTCATTTCGTTACAGAAGAGTTGGATAATGGTCCAGTTATAGCTCAGGCGTGCGTGCCAGTTCTCCCAGAAGACACAGAAGAGAGCCTTTCTAAAAGGATACTAAATTACGAACACAGAATTCTCCCACAGGTCATAAAGTGGATTTCAGAGGGAAGGGTAAAAGTTGAAGGAAGAAGAGTTATAGTAGAAGGTGCAAGATATGGAAACCTACCCTTCAACCCAGAACTTGAAGATTTTTGATTATAATTGTTAAGCAAACCAGCAAGGAGGTGGAAAATGTTGAGATTTTTTAGAAAACCTTTGCTTGTAATCGGCATAGCTGGGTGGTTTTTTACTTTTAACTCTGCTCCAGCAATTGCCGGACTTGTTGGTTCAAAGCCTGCCTCTGAATCTCTCAACATAAAAAGGGAGGAAGATATAGCCAAAATCCAGAGAGCCTTAGAGAGTAAGCAACTGCAAGAGAAGCTAAAGGCATACGGTCTTACAAAAGAGGAAATAGAAAGTAAACTCTCAGAGCTAAGTGATGAGCAAATACATATATTGGCAAAAGCTTCTGATAGGGTTCTTGCTGGTGGTGATGCAATTGGTACCGCCATAGGTATACTCATAATAGCTATACTTCTTGTAATACTCCTTAAACTTCTCAATAAGGAGATTATTATAAGGTGAAGAATGTTTCTCCTTTTACTTCTCTTTCCTCTTTTGCTATACTCAAAAAGTCTTGATGTTCCCTTCGTTAAACAGCAGGACCAGTTTTGCGGTCCTGCCTCTTTAAGTGCTGTTCTTTCTTACTATGGTATAGAGGTTTCTCAAGAAGATATAGGAAAAGAGGTCTACAACCCTAAGCTAAAAGGTGCGCTCATAACGGACCTTGAAAATTATGCACGAAGGAAGGGTTTAAGAGCTGAAACAAAAGTCCTAAACCTCAAAGAAATAAAAAGTTATATAGACCAAGACATACCACCCATTTTACTTGTAGACCTTGGTAGATTTTGGATAAGCATACCTCATTATGTAGTAGTAGTAGGATACGATGGAGATGTTTTTTATCTCCACACAGGCTATGAAGATAGAAAACCCATTAAAGCCAAGGAACTTGATAGGATTTGGTCCAGAATGGGAAGGACCGCTTTGATAGTTTATCCACCTTGAACCCTTTCAAACACCTTCTTGTAGCCTTCAAGCAGGTCTCCCAGGTCAAACCTAAACCTATCCTTGTCTAACTTTTCTCCCGTCTTTGCATCCCAAAGCCTGCATGTGTCTGGAGATATTTCATCTATCACTGCAAGAGTGCCTTCCGGAAGCCTTCCAAACTCTAACTTGAAGTCCACCAATAAAAGACCGTGCGACTTAAAGAAGCTTTTTAGTATGGTGTTTACCTTGAGGGCTATTTTCACTATATCTTTTAAAGTCCTCTTGTCCGCTATATTAAGAAGAACCGCATGCTCAATGCATATGAGTGGGTCATGTAGTTGGTCATTTTTGTAGAAAAATTCCACCAAAGGTTTTTTTAGCTTTTCTCCCTCTTTGAAGCCAAGTCTTTTGCATATACTACCTGCGGTTATATTCCTTACTACCACCTCTAAATCAAGCCTCTTTGCTCTCCAAACAAGCATTTCTCTCTCAGAGACACGCTCTATGAAATGAGTTTTCACACCCTTTTCTTCCAGCAATTTAAACAGTAAACTTGATATGGCATTGTTAAGAATACCCTTGCCTTCCACTTCGGCTTTTTTGGTAGCATCAAAGGCTGTTGCAGTGTCTTTGAAATATATCAAGCATTTATCCTTGTCAACTTCGTAGACCTTTTTAGCCTTGCCCTCATAGAGAAGTTTCATATAATGTATTTTATAGCAAGGAGGGTAAGATGACACCAACACAGAGAATTGAAGCGGTGCAGAGTGTAAAGTTGATAGATATACTCCATAAAGCTGTTCAGGCAAATGCCTCCGACATACATATAACAGCGGGTGCAAGACCAACGCTAAGGATTGATGGAAAAATAACACAACTCGCCGAGTATCCTATATTAACACCAGAGATGACTCAGGCGCTCGCCTATTCTGTCATGTCTGAAAGACACAGAAAAACACTTGAAGAAAGTGGACAAGTGGACTTTTCTTTTGGTATAAAAGACCTTGGTAGATTCAGAGCTAACGTTTTTTATCAAAGAGGAAGTATTGCAGCGGTCTTTAGAAGGCTTCCTAATAAGATACCAAACATTAAGGATTTAGGTTTAAGTAATAAGGTTTTAGAGGTTTGTTATAAAAGTATGGGTCTTGTTCTCGTGACTGGTCCTACGGGATCTGGAAAAACTACAACCCTTGCAGCGTTGATAAACTACATAAATGAAAACTTTCCCTATCACATTATAACTATTGAAGACCCCATAGAATACGTGTTTCCGCATAAAAAGAGTATAGTAAACCAGAGGCAGATAGGTGAGGATGTTTACAGCTTCGCAGACGCTCTTAGGGCTG
This genomic stretch from Aquificaceae bacterium harbors:
- the purN gene encoding phosphoribosylglycinamide formyltransferase, producing the protein MNLGVLVSGRGSNLQAIINAIENRKLKDRIALVISDREGVQAIDRCVKHRIPYRVIKRKDFQSKEEFEKAIVKALKDAEVDLVVLAGFMRILSNTFLSHFPMKVINIHPSLIPAFQGLHAQRQALEYGVRITGCTVHFVTEELDNGPVIAQACVPVLPEDTEESLSKRILNYEHRILPQVIKWISEGRVKVEGRRVIVEGARYGNLPFNPELEDF
- a CDS encoding PA2779 family protein → MLRFFRKPLLVIGIAGWFFTFNSAPAIAGLVGSKPASESLNIKREEDIAKIQRALESKQLQEKLKAYGLTKEEIESKLSELSDEQIHILAKASDRVLAGGDAIGTAIGILIIAILLVILLKLLNKEIIIR
- a CDS encoding peptidase C39 family protein codes for the protein MFLLLLLFPLLLYSKSLDVPFVKQQDQFCGPASLSAVLSYYGIEVSQEDIGKEVYNPKLKGALITDLENYARRKGLRAETKVLNLKEIKSYIDQDIPPILLVDLGRFWISIPHYVVVVGYDGDVFYLHTGYEDRKPIKAKELDRIWSRMGRTALIVYPP
- the purC gene encoding phosphoribosylaminoimidazolesuccinocarboxamide synthase encodes the protein MKLLYEGKAKKVYEVDKDKCLIYFKDTATAFDATKKAEVEGKGILNNAISSLLFKLLEEKGVKTHFIERVSEREMLVWRAKRLDLEVVVRNITAGSICKRLGFKEGEKLKKPLVEFFYKNDQLHDPLICIEHAVLLNIADKRTLKDIVKIALKVNTILKSFFKSHGLLLVDFKLEFGRLPEGTLAVIDEISPDTCRLWDAKTGEKLDKDRFRFDLGDLLEGYKKVFERVQGG
- a CDS encoding type IV pilus twitching motility protein PilT — its product is MTPTQRIEAVQSVKLIDILHKAVQANASDIHITAGARPTLRIDGKITQLAEYPILTPEMTQALAYSVMSERHRKTLEESGQVDFSFGIKDLGRFRANVFYQRGSIAAVFRRLPNKIPNIKDLGLSNKVLEVCYKSMGLVLVTGPTGSGKTTTLAALINYINENFPYHIITIEDPIEYVFPHKKSIVNQRQIGEDVYSFADALRAALREDPDVILVGEMRDLETIEIALKAAETGHLVFGTLHTNTAISTITRIIDVFPPEQQEQVRIQLSFVLQGVISQRLLPKIGGGRVLAYELMIPNTAIRNLIRENKLQQIYAIMQSGQAQTGMQTMNQSLYGLYRAGLISLEDAYKYSPDIKELERMIGKGV